One Heliomicrobium gestii DNA window includes the following coding sequences:
- the glpB gene encoding anaerobic glycerol-3-phosphate dehydrogenase subunit GlpB yields the protein MNKKTDVLIIGAGLSGLMAAAKAAESGKKVTVAAKGMGSLSLSSGCIDLWGYDIDDPQQVCPNPLAQIARLGEVNREHPYTKVADVLEESLRCFQGITARYGCDYRDNGGANWLLPTAVGTFRPSFLAPPSMAVKDLDKAKRIVIAGYEELKDFYPEVMAANLARNGNLPESVNIAVVKLRCAWKKLYATTLAHRLEQAEGIKEAVDQIKPHVVSGTVVLFPPVLGERLDIDVAARLSAALGAPVYEVANIPPALPGQRLQQLLLKHLRNMGVDVIIGCTFTGAKTEGNRCLQVTAEGAGKTFTFAAQTYVLATGAFVGGGLDSRIGAVREMIFDLPVCTLEKWASGEFLSMNGHGFNRFGIAVNDRLQPLDEAGQVCLENVRITGANLAGANGPIEKCGNGVALASGYKAGKLAGEVPS from the coding sequence ATGAATAAAAAAACAGATGTGTTGATTATCGGCGCCGGCCTGTCCGGCCTGATGGCCGCCGCCAAGGCCGCCGAATCGGGAAAAAAAGTCACCGTCGCCGCCAAGGGCATGGGATCGCTCAGTCTTTCTTCCGGCTGCATCGACCTCTGGGGATATGACATCGACGACCCCCAGCAGGTCTGCCCAAACCCCCTGGCCCAAATCGCCCGCCTGGGTGAGGTCAACCGGGAACACCCCTACACGAAAGTGGCCGATGTGTTGGAAGAGAGCCTGCGCTGCTTCCAAGGGATCACAGCGCGATATGGCTGTGACTACCGGGACAACGGCGGCGCCAACTGGTTGTTGCCGACGGCTGTCGGCACCTTCCGGCCCTCCTTCCTGGCGCCGCCCTCAATGGCCGTCAAGGACCTGGACAAGGCTAAACGGATCGTTATCGCCGGCTATGAAGAGCTGAAGGACTTCTACCCTGAGGTGATGGCCGCCAACCTGGCCCGCAACGGCAACCTCCCGGAGAGCGTAAACATCGCCGTTGTGAAGCTGCGCTGCGCCTGGAAAAAACTCTACGCCACCACCTTGGCCCACCGGCTGGAACAAGCCGAGGGGATCAAAGAAGCGGTGGATCAGATCAAGCCCCATGTCGTATCCGGCACGGTCGTCCTCTTCCCGCCGGTGTTGGGCGAACGGCTCGATATCGATGTGGCCGCCCGGCTCTCGGCCGCCCTCGGCGCGCCCGTCTACGAAGTGGCCAACATCCCGCCGGCATTGCCGGGCCAGCGCTTGCAGCAACTGCTGCTCAAGCACCTGCGCAACATGGGTGTCGATGTGATCATCGGCTGCACCTTCACCGGCGCGAAGACGGAAGGCAACCGCTGCCTCCAGGTGACCGCCGAAGGCGCCGGCAAGACCTTCACCTTTGCCGCCCAGACCTATGTGCTCGCCACAGGCGCCTTTGTCGGCGGCGGCCTTGACAGCCGGATCGGCGCCGTTCGAGAGATGATCTTCGACCTGCCTGTCTGCACACTGGAGAAGTGGGCCTCTGGCGAGTTCCTCTCCATGAACGGTCATGGCTTCAACCGCTTCGGCATCGCCGTCAACGACCGGTTGCAGCCGCTCGACGAAGCCGGTCAGGTATGTCTGGAGAATGTGCGGATCACCGGCGCCAATTTGGCCGGCGCCAACGGACCCATCGAAAAATGCGGCAACGGCGTCGCTCTCGCCTCCGGCTACAAGGCCGGGAAGCTCGCCGGGGAGGTGCCCTCATGA
- a CDS encoding peptidoglycan DD-metalloendopeptidase family protein, translating into MNEWNVGAIVAATGGELLSGRPEDPVRYVCERLADCGKGDVLIPLVNLADPAGYAVRAAGKRVGALVLPARAASAAANAGVPVIGAASVRDAYFKLVKAYRRRCKARIVAVTGSAGKTTTKEMLAAVLAEAGEVQKNWRNYNGPYGIGYTLFRLRPRHAFGVVEVGAYIPNSIDFGSRLAAPEIGVITCIGLGHAKDLGGREGVRREKEKLLKHLPEKGLLVLNGDDPGCRSLELTRCKAPVRWVGLEREMSALSLWAERIQVHRNGTRFQLCGLEREVEVELPGFYGRPAVIDALLVAAVADHVGLSPEAIAKGFTKVQQTPGRFSPIHLPGRRLLIDATYNANPHSMSASLESAARLAEEGKRLAIVGTMSSLGEEAPAQHRSIGKLAAELGFGLIALGQYAKTMAEGATEAGGRVLYASEKWEKGNVVELALKELPEEGVLLVKASHSVELEIVADAIEKEAARQSGLVPPLAKFEITRNFGFQRHPITREWAAHEGIDLFARRGTAIVAASAGTVNKVELGHPIYGHHLEIDHGDGIVTGYAHLHKVYVQVGDRVAQDQPIAEVGSSGRTTGPHLHYEVRFDGKAVDPYYYVIR; encoded by the coding sequence GTGAACGAATGGAACGTTGGCGCCATCGTCGCAGCGACAGGGGGAGAGCTCTTGTCCGGGCGTCCGGAGGATCCGGTTCGCTATGTTTGTGAGCGGTTGGCCGATTGCGGAAAGGGGGATGTCCTGATCCCGCTGGTCAATCTGGCCGATCCGGCGGGATACGCCGTCCGAGCGGCCGGCAAAAGAGTAGGCGCGCTGGTGCTCCCGGCTCGGGCGGCTTCTGCGGCAGCCAATGCCGGTGTGCCTGTGATCGGCGCGGCTTCCGTGCGGGACGCCTATTTCAAATTGGTCAAGGCCTACCGCCGGCGCTGCAAGGCGCGCATCGTGGCGGTGACCGGATCGGCCGGAAAAACAACAACCAAAGAGATGCTTGCCGCTGTGCTGGCTGAAGCCGGCGAGGTGCAAAAAAACTGGCGAAACTACAACGGCCCCTACGGGATCGGGTATACCCTCTTCCGACTTCGTCCACGCCATGCCTTCGGCGTAGTCGAAGTCGGCGCCTACATCCCCAACAGTATTGATTTCGGCAGCCGGTTGGCGGCGCCGGAGATCGGTGTGATCACCTGTATCGGTCTGGGCCATGCCAAAGATCTCGGGGGAAGAGAGGGTGTGCGCCGGGAAAAGGAAAAATTGCTGAAACACCTCCCGGAAAAAGGGCTTCTCGTTTTAAACGGCGATGATCCAGGCTGCCGCAGCCTAGAACTGACACGCTGTAAGGCGCCTGTTCGCTGGGTGGGGCTGGAGCGCGAGATGAGCGCTCTCTCCCTGTGGGCCGAGCGCATCCAGGTGCACCGCAACGGAACCCGCTTTCAACTCTGTGGGTTAGAGCGGGAGGTAGAGGTGGAACTGCCCGGATTTTACGGACGTCCAGCCGTGATCGACGCGTTGCTGGTTGCGGCAGTCGCTGACCATGTGGGTCTTTCGCCGGAGGCGATCGCCAAGGGATTCACAAAGGTGCAGCAGACACCGGGGCGTTTTTCTCCGATTCATCTGCCGGGGAGGCGGTTGCTCATCGATGCCACCTATAACGCCAACCCCCATTCCATGTCAGCCTCATTAGAAAGCGCAGCGAGGCTGGCGGAAGAAGGGAAACGCTTGGCGATCGTGGGAACAATGAGCAGCCTTGGCGAGGAAGCGCCTGCGCAGCATCGATCGATCGGCAAGTTGGCGGCAGAGCTTGGCTTTGGCCTGATCGCCTTGGGGCAGTATGCGAAAACCATGGCAGAGGGGGCTACGGAAGCCGGCGGAAGGGTCCTTTACGCCTCTGAAAAGTGGGAAAAGGGAAATGTCGTTGAACTGGCCCTGAAGGAACTGCCGGAAGAAGGGGTGCTGCTGGTCAAAGCCTCCCATAGCGTAGAACTGGAAATCGTGGCCGATGCCATCGAAAAAGAGGCGGCTCGCCAATCTGGGCTGGTTCCGCCTCTGGCGAAGTTCGAGATCACCCGCAACTTCGGCTTTCAACGGCATCCGATCACCCGAGAGTGGGCGGCTCACGAGGGGATCGATCTCTTTGCCCGGCGGGGAACGGCGATCGTGGCGGCATCTGCCGGCACGGTCAACAAGGTTGAACTGGGCCATCCGATTTACGGACATCACCTGGAGATCGATCACGGTGATGGCATCGTGACAGGCTACGCCCATCTCCACAAGGTCTACGTTCAGGTGGGTGATAGGGTGGCGCAGGATCAGCCCATCGCTGAGGTCGGCAGCAGCGGACGGACAACAGGGCCGCACCTGCATTATGAGGTTCGCTTTGACGGGAAAGCGGTGGATCCCTACTACTATGTGATACGGTAA
- a CDS encoding ECF transporter S component yields MKLNRTVRTAVLLSLALIFQQIKVQWVAGPAVNALLIIAAGYNGLAYAVVLGCLTPLLAFLTGTMPLLIAVPVIAAGNSIFCAGYSLLSKRSAPAGIAAGALLKFAVMATAVHWVIQAPPAVANALSLPQLFTALAGGMVGLLVLRYLPKEE; encoded by the coding sequence ATGAAACTGAATCGTACTGTACGAACAGCCGTGCTCTTGTCCTTGGCGTTGATTTTTCAACAGATCAAAGTCCAGTGGGTGGCGGGACCGGCGGTCAATGCGCTCCTGATCATCGCCGCTGGATATAATGGACTCGCCTATGCTGTTGTCCTTGGTTGCCTAACGCCGCTGCTCGCTTTTTTGACGGGGACGATGCCGCTCTTGATCGCAGTGCCTGTCATCGCAGCCGGCAACAGCATCTTCTGCGCAGGCTATTCACTGCTGAGCAAGCGGAGCGCTCCAGCGGGGATCGCTGCCGGCGCATTGCTGAAATTTGCTGTGATGGCGACGGCAGTCCATTGGGTGATCCAGGCGCCGCCGGCTGTCGCCAATGCCCTTTCGCTCCCGCAGCTATTTACGGCGCTCGCCGGTGGCATGGTCGGACTGCTGGTGCTTCGTTATTTGCCCAAAGAGGAATGA
- the murJ gene encoding murein biosynthesis integral membrane protein MurJ — protein sequence MTAQRIAKAAALIMVLTLLGRAIGLVREMFVGAKFGAEVLGPFVVAFNLPNIVGITLTGAFSAAFIPLFTAELEKGHRDAAWRLASAVLNTVLLGISLLAGLGMVFSRQVAVLLATDFSPPLLDLTGELLFILFPTLILSSLGGVTMAMLSSLNRYFVSSIGPLLSSLVVIASIFLLAPRWGIHGLAWGTTLGALLSFVVMIPSLLKEGFQYYPTLGLNNPLVRRLWMMILPVLFGVGVSQIHILIDSNMAASISEESVVALKYANTVAQLPMGVFVSAVAIPLLPALSAMLAVGDQEGFKNTLARGVSYYALILLPIMVVTMLLSDPIIQVLFQRDKFDASRAAMTAFALVFYGLGFFPSAVRDLYTRGFYSLHDTATPVKIGALTVFIHVGMNLLFIPWLSHGGLALATSISNALNMVILGWLLYRRVGGWSFRTQWNVLYRAAIAATLMGVVLAFSFSRLIALFPGGGWWATVLSMILAGIAAALVYGGTLLALGTPEVREFADKILSKIKAPRSAPPAMGLPKNDGE from the coding sequence TTGACTGCACAACGAATCGCAAAAGCCGCCGCCTTGATCATGGTGCTCACCTTGCTGGGCAGAGCCATCGGACTTGTTCGGGAGATGTTCGTAGGCGCCAAATTCGGCGCCGAAGTTCTTGGGCCCTTTGTGGTTGCCTTCAACCTGCCGAACATCGTAGGCATCACCTTGACGGGCGCCTTTAGCGCGGCTTTTATCCCGCTTTTCACGGCTGAGTTGGAAAAAGGCCACCGGGACGCCGCTTGGCGACTGGCCAGCGCCGTTTTGAACACCGTGCTGTTGGGGATTTCCCTGTTGGCCGGCCTTGGGATGGTCTTCTCCCGGCAGGTGGCTGTTCTGTTGGCCACCGATTTTTCGCCGCCATTGCTCGATCTGACGGGGGAACTGCTCTTCATCTTATTCCCCACCTTGATCTTGTCGTCCCTGGGCGGTGTGACGATGGCCATGCTCAGTTCCCTGAACCGCTACTTCGTCTCCTCCATTGGCCCGCTCCTGTCCAGCTTGGTCGTTATCGCCTCCATTTTTTTGTTGGCCCCACGTTGGGGCATCCATGGATTGGCGTGGGGGACCACCCTTGGGGCCTTATTATCCTTTGTCGTCATGATCCCGAGCTTATTGAAGGAAGGTTTTCAGTACTACCCCACGCTGGGCTTGAATAATCCCCTCGTCCGGCGGCTCTGGATGATGATTCTGCCGGTGCTGTTCGGTGTCGGTGTGAGCCAGATCCACATCCTGATCGACAGCAACATGGCGGCGTCCATCTCCGAAGAGAGCGTCGTGGCGCTCAAATACGCCAACACGGTTGCCCAGCTTCCCATGGGCGTCTTTGTCTCAGCCGTTGCCATACCCTTGTTGCCGGCGCTGTCGGCGATGCTGGCTGTCGGCGATCAGGAGGGGTTTAAAAACACCCTGGCCCGGGGGGTCAGCTATTACGCGTTGATCCTGTTGCCGATCATGGTCGTGACCATGCTCCTGAGCGATCCGATCATCCAGGTGCTCTTCCAACGGGATAAGTTTGACGCCTCGCGGGCGGCGATGACGGCCTTCGCCCTCGTATTTTACGGCCTCGGCTTTTTTCCCTCCGCTGTCCGGGATTTGTACACCCGTGGTTTTTACTCCCTCCATGACACGGCCACGCCGGTCAAAATCGGGGCGTTGACCGTGTTCATCCACGTGGGGATGAACCTCCTCTTTATTCCCTGGCTCTCTCATGGCGGTCTGGCGCTGGCCACGTCGATTTCCAACGCTTTGAATATGGTGATCCTGGGTTGGCTGCTCTACCGGCGGGTGGGCGGCTGGTCCTTCCGGACCCAGTGGAATGTGCTCTACCGGGCGGCGATCGCCGCAACGCTGATGGGAGTCGTACTGGCATTCAGCTTTTCCCGCCTGATCGCCCTCTTTCCCGGAGGCGGCTGGTGGGCGACGGTCCTCTCCATGATCTTGGCCGGAATAGCTGCCGCCCTCGTCTATGGTGGAACCCTCTTGGCGCTCGGCACGCCGGAGGTGCGCGAATTTGCCGATAAAATCCTCTCAAAAATCAAGGCGCCCCGCAGTGCTCCTCCTGCCATGGGCCTGCCGAAAAACGATGGAGAGTGA
- a CDS encoding glycerol-3-phosphate responsive antiterminator, producing the protein MGFLETVMEGTKIGGALRRLEDLEELIGHPKIRTIFLLGGDVNHLPNAIKRIRAAQKNVLAHIDLIEGIGKDKAGIHLLKRMGVHGIVTTKSNLVKLAVEEGLWVVQRVFIVDSESIKTAIRVAGDVKPSAVEILPATVPRFVIQDLKKALGVPVLAGGLLRTEADVRDAFEKGIDAVSTSLRHLWFCS; encoded by the coding sequence ATGGGATTTTTAGAAACGGTTATGGAAGGAACGAAGATCGGCGGCGCCCTTCGCCGACTGGAGGACCTGGAAGAGTTGATCGGCCACCCCAAGATCCGCACCATCTTTTTGCTCGGCGGTGACGTCAACCACCTGCCCAACGCGATCAAACGCATCCGGGCGGCCCAGAAAAATGTGTTGGCCCACATCGATCTGATCGAAGGGATTGGAAAGGACAAGGCTGGCATCCATCTGCTCAAGCGGATGGGCGTTCATGGCATCGTCACCACCAAGTCCAATCTGGTCAAACTCGCCGTAGAGGAAGGCCTCTGGGTTGTCCAACGTGTCTTCATTGTCGATTCTGAGTCGATCAAGACGGCCATTCGCGTCGCCGGCGATGTCAAGCCCAGCGCCGTCGAAATCCTGCCGGCCACAGTTCCCCGTTTCGTTATTCAGGACTTAAAAAAAGCCCTCGGCGTCCCCGTTCTCGCCGGCGGGCTGTTGCGCACCGAGGCGGATGTGCGGGATGCCTTTGAAAAAGGGATCGACGCCGTATCGACGAGCTTGCGCCACCTCTGGTTCTGTTCATAA
- a CDS encoding MIP/aquaporin family protein — protein sequence MSPFTAELIGTMILILLGDGVVAGVLLNKSKGQNAGWIVITVAWGLAVLIAAFSVGSYSGAHLNPALTIGLAAIGKFPWAQVPSYIAAQMIGAFLGAVLVYLAYLPHWKETNDADAKLGIFCTGPAIRSYGANVVTEVIATAMLVLGILALGANKMADGVGTISVGLLIVVLGMSLGGPTGYALNPARDLGPRIAHAVLPIPGKRDSDWAYSWVPIVGPVIGAVVGAFFYVTFFGA from the coding sequence ATGTCGCCGTTTACAGCAGAACTTATCGGTACAATGATCCTCATTCTCCTTGGTGACGGTGTCGTCGCCGGGGTGTTGCTCAACAAATCGAAAGGCCAGAACGCTGGCTGGATCGTCATCACTGTCGCCTGGGGTCTCGCCGTATTGATCGCGGCCTTCAGCGTCGGTTCCTACAGCGGCGCCCACCTGAACCCCGCATTGACCATCGGTCTCGCCGCCATCGGCAAATTCCCCTGGGCGCAAGTACCCAGCTACATCGCCGCCCAGATGATCGGCGCTTTCCTCGGCGCTGTGCTCGTCTACCTGGCCTACCTGCCCCACTGGAAAGAAACGAACGACGCCGATGCCAAGTTGGGCATCTTCTGCACCGGCCCGGCTATCCGCAGCTATGGCGCGAACGTCGTCACTGAAGTGATCGCTACCGCCATGCTGGTCCTGGGCATCCTCGCCCTCGGCGCCAACAAGATGGCTGACGGCGTCGGCACCATCTCTGTCGGCCTGCTGATCGTCGTCCTGGGTATGTCCCTCGGCGGCCCCACCGGTTACGCTCTGAACCCCGCCCGCGACCTGGGTCCTCGTATCGCTCACGCCGTTCTGCCGATTCCCGGCAAGCGGGACTCTGACTGGGCCTACTCCTGGGTTCCCATCGTCGGTCCCGTCATCGGCGCAGTTGTCGGCGCTTTCTTCTACGTCACCTTCTTCGGCGCCTAA
- the glpA gene encoding anaerobic glycerol-3-phosphate dehydrogenase subunit GlpA, which produces MVTERVQVVVIGGGATGTGILRDLAMRGLSALLVEQGDLAHGTSSRFHGLLHSGGRYAVKDKEAAKECIEENLLLRRLAPDCIEPTGGLFAQLPSDDPAYAETWVKACAEAGIETKELDVGALIQKYPVLSPKITRAYSVPDAAVDGFRMLWSNVNSARRYGAKMANYSKLTAIHQTNGRISGVELTNTLTGEARQIECDMVINAAGAWAGEVTTLAGLDVSIIKDKGTLLAFNHRLTNQVVNRLRPPGDADIFVPHGTITLLGTTSVSVDDPNSFKTTDKEVQDMLAVGREMMPRIDDYRIIRAFAGVRPLYQANKGAGGRAVTRNFALIDHEQRDGLTGLISIVGGKFTTFRLMAEKTVDLAAKKLGNNTPCRTKEEPLSAPQSAEMLERGKKVFGVPGAKKAAERLGEGFAKVVAEAEQDRAKRRMFCECEMVSAAEIEYVADDDDSKTLSDIRRRTRMGMGTCQGIFCSYRTLGAMSDHKQFTVTHREFLAEFLQNRWRGVRAVLWGQQLREAQLSSEIFCTLFGMERMK; this is translated from the coding sequence ATGGTAACCGAACGCGTTCAGGTGGTGGTGATCGGAGGCGGCGCCACCGGTACGGGTATCCTGCGCGATTTGGCCATGCGGGGCCTATCGGCCCTCCTGGTCGAACAGGGCGACCTGGCTCACGGCACCAGTTCCCGGTTTCACGGGCTGCTGCACAGCGGTGGCCGCTATGCCGTGAAAGATAAAGAGGCGGCAAAAGAGTGTATCGAAGAAAACCTGTTGCTGCGACGCCTGGCCCCGGACTGCATCGAACCGACCGGCGGTCTCTTCGCCCAACTGCCGAGCGACGACCCGGCCTATGCGGAGACATGGGTGAAGGCCTGCGCCGAGGCAGGCATTGAGACCAAAGAGTTGGACGTTGGCGCGCTGATTCAAAAATACCCGGTTCTATCACCGAAGATCACCCGCGCCTATTCGGTGCCCGATGCGGCTGTCGACGGTTTCCGGATGCTCTGGAGCAACGTGAACTCCGCTCGCCGTTATGGCGCCAAGATGGCCAACTACAGCAAACTGACGGCGATTCACCAAACCAATGGCCGCATCAGCGGTGTGGAACTCACCAACACCCTGACCGGCGAGGCCCGTCAGATCGAATGTGACATGGTGATCAACGCCGCCGGCGCGTGGGCCGGCGAGGTAACGACCCTGGCCGGTCTCGATGTGAGCATCATCAAAGACAAGGGCACCCTGCTTGCCTTCAACCATCGCCTGACCAACCAGGTTGTCAACCGCTTGCGCCCGCCTGGTGACGCCGACATTTTCGTTCCCCACGGCACCATCACCCTGCTGGGCACCACCTCTGTCTCTGTTGACGATCCGAACAGCTTCAAGACAACCGACAAAGAAGTTCAAGATATGCTGGCCGTCGGCCGGGAGATGATGCCTCGCATCGATGACTACCGGATCATCCGGGCCTTCGCCGGTGTGCGCCCCCTGTACCAGGCGAACAAGGGCGCCGGTGGTCGAGCGGTGACGCGAAACTTCGCCCTCATCGATCATGAACAGCGAGATGGCCTCACCGGCCTGATCAGCATCGTCGGCGGAAAATTCACCACCTTCCGGCTGATGGCGGAAAAAACGGTCGACTTGGCCGCGAAAAAACTGGGCAACAACACCCCCTGCCGGACGAAGGAAGAACCCCTCAGCGCGCCCCAGTCGGCGGAGATGCTGGAGCGGGGGAAAAAGGTCTTCGGCGTCCCCGGCGCCAAAAAAGCGGCCGAACGGCTTGGCGAAGGTTTTGCCAAAGTCGTCGCCGAGGCGGAACAAGACCGCGCCAAGCGGCGCATGTTCTGCGAGTGTGAGATGGTCAGCGCCGCCGAGATTGAGTACGTGGCTGACGATGACGACAGCAAGACCTTGAGCGACATCCGCCGCAGAACCCGGATGGGGATGGGCACCTGCCAAGGCATCTTCTGCAGCTACCGCACCCTGGGCGCGATGAGCGACCATAAACAGTTCACAGTCACCCACCGCGAGTTTTTGGCCGAGTTTTTGCAAAACCGCTGGCGCGGCGTCCGGGCTGTGCTTTGGGGCCAGCAGTTGCGGGAAGCGCAGCTGTCCTCAGAGATTTTCTGCACACTCTTCGGCATGGAGAGAATGAAATGA
- the glpK gene encoding glycerol kinase GlpK, which yields MSKKYVMALDQGTTSCRAILFDKDSNIVAVAQKEFTQIYPKAGWVEHNADEIWSTQYGVIAELLAKTGVNAEEIASIGITNQRETTVVWEKATGKPVYNAIVWQCRRTTAICDELKARGLEQAFRTKTGLVVDAYFSGTKVKWILDNVEGAREKAEKGELLFGTMDTWLIWKLTAGKVHVTDYSNASRTLMYNIRELKWDAELLEALNVPASMLPEVKPSSEVYGCTDTDLFFGHAVPIAGAAGDQQAALFGQACYAPGMAKNTYGTGCFMLMNTGSELYDSKNGLLTTIAWGIEGKVEYALEGSIFIAGAAIQWLRDGLKLIEAAPDSEYFAGKVDDTDGVYMVPAFAGLGAPYWDMRARGAIVGLTRGTTKAHIVRAALEALAYQTKDVLGAMEADSNIKLQALKVDGGAVANNLLMQFQADILGVPVDRPRIIETTALGAAYLAGLAVGFWSSKEELAKRWQLDNRFEVEMVEEKRAKLYGGWKRAVTRSMDWETEN from the coding sequence ATGAGCAAAAAGTACGTTATGGCTTTAGACCAAGGCACCACCAGCTGTCGCGCGATCCTCTTTGACAAAGACAGCAACATCGTCGCCGTTGCCCAGAAAGAATTCACCCAGATCTACCCGAAAGCCGGTTGGGTGGAACATAATGCCGATGAAATCTGGAGCACCCAGTATGGCGTCATCGCTGAACTGCTGGCCAAGACCGGCGTCAACGCCGAAGAAATCGCCTCCATCGGCATCACCAACCAGCGGGAAACGACCGTTGTCTGGGAAAAAGCCACCGGCAAACCGGTTTACAACGCCATCGTCTGGCAATGCCGCCGCACCACCGCCATCTGTGACGAATTGAAAGCCCGCGGCCTGGAACAAGCCTTCCGGACCAAGACCGGCCTCGTCGTCGACGCCTACTTCTCCGGCACCAAGGTCAAGTGGATCCTGGACAATGTGGAAGGCGCCCGGGAAAAAGCCGAAAAAGGCGAACTGCTCTTCGGAACCATGGACACCTGGCTGATCTGGAAGTTGACCGCTGGCAAGGTCCATGTGACCGACTACTCCAACGCCTCCCGGACCCTGATGTACAACATCCGCGAACTGAAGTGGGACGCTGAACTGCTGGAAGCCCTGAACGTGCCCGCCTCCATGCTGCCCGAAGTGAAACCTTCCAGCGAAGTGTACGGCTGCACCGATACGGACCTCTTCTTTGGACACGCCGTTCCCATCGCCGGCGCCGCCGGCGACCAGCAGGCCGCCCTCTTCGGACAGGCTTGCTACGCCCCCGGCATGGCCAAGAACACCTATGGCACCGGCTGCTTCATGCTCATGAACACCGGCTCCGAGCTCTATGACTCCAAGAACGGCCTGCTGACCACCATCGCCTGGGGCATCGAAGGCAAAGTGGAATACGCGCTGGAAGGCTCCATCTTCATCGCTGGCGCCGCCATCCAGTGGCTTCGCGACGGCCTGAAGCTGATCGAAGCCGCGCCTGACTCGGAATACTTTGCCGGCAAAGTGGACGACACCGACGGCGTCTACATGGTTCCCGCCTTCGCCGGCCTGGGCGCTCCCTACTGGGATATGCGCGCTCGCGGCGCCATCGTCGGCCTGACCCGCGGCACCACCAAGGCCCACATCGTCCGCGCCGCCCTGGAAGCCCTGGCCTACCAGACCAAGGACGTCCTCGGCGCCATGGAAGCCGACTCCAACATCAAACTGCAAGCGCTGAAAGTGGACGGCGGCGCCGTCGCCAACAACCTGCTCATGCAGTTCCAGGCGGACATCCTCGGCGTTCCCGTCGACCGCCCCCGGATCATAGAGACGACCGCTCTGGGCGCCGCTTACCTGGCTGGCCTGGCTGTCGGTTTCTGGTCGAGCAAAGAGGAACTGGCCAAGCGTTGGCAGCTTGACAACCGCTTCGAAGTCGAAATGGTTGAAGAAAAGCGGGCCAAGCTCTACGGCGGCTGGAAACGCGCCGTCACCCGCAGCATGGATTGGGAAACGGAAAACTAA
- a CDS encoding anaerobic glycerol-3-phosphate dehydrogenase subunit C encodes MSQDRHLILDNCIKCNICVANCPVVKVTDQYAGPKQNGPDLERFRLDEPAAVHPSISYCSNCKTCDFVCPSGVNVATMNCKAKGEYVALNGAPLRDQVLGRVEWICKAAQIAPSIVNWAAGVGPFRAMGEAFFGVAADMPFPRFASKTFLQQFQPKKIANPKGKVLYYPGCYVNYYTPEVGLALAKVLAHNGIEMVVDDFNCCGLPTVSNGLMDAAKAYGVSNLEKLNRYIQDGYAVVTTCPSCNLMLRQEYHELFDMDTTLVTENTYDAFEYLVLLHEKGQLDTQLKALPRRYGYHQPCHLRAVGYGVPSQEILQLIPDLQVLPLDAGCCGLSGSYGFKKEKYPISREIGQNIVRAVEDTGVKQAVTECGMCQLQVNHVTGLPVVHPIELLAEAYGL; translated from the coding sequence ATGAGTCAGGATCGTCATCTCATCCTCGATAACTGCATCAAATGCAATATCTGCGTCGCCAACTGTCCTGTCGTCAAAGTGACCGACCAGTACGCCGGACCGAAGCAGAACGGCCCTGACCTGGAGCGCTTCCGCCTTGACGAGCCGGCCGCCGTTCACCCCTCCATCAGCTACTGCAGCAACTGTAAGACCTGTGACTTCGTCTGCCCCTCCGGCGTCAACGTGGCCACCATGAACTGCAAGGCCAAGGGGGAGTATGTGGCCCTCAACGGCGCTCCCCTGCGCGACCAGGTCCTGGGGCGGGTCGAATGGATCTGCAAGGCTGCCCAGATCGCGCCGTCCATCGTCAACTGGGCCGCCGGTGTCGGACCTTTCCGGGCGATGGGTGAAGCCTTCTTCGGCGTCGCCGCCGATATGCCCTTCCCACGCTTCGCCTCGAAAACCTTCTTGCAGCAGTTCCAACCGAAGAAGATCGCCAACCCGAAAGGGAAGGTGCTCTACTACCCAGGGTGCTATGTCAACTACTACACGCCGGAAGTCGGCTTGGCGCTGGCGAAGGTCCTCGCCCACAACGGCATCGAGATGGTCGTCGACGACTTCAACTGCTGCGGCCTGCCCACCGTCTCCAACGGACTCATGGATGCGGCCAAAGCCTATGGCGTGAGCAACCTGGAAAAGCTGAACCGGTACATCCAAGACGGCTATGCCGTCGTCACCACCTGTCCCAGCTGCAACCTGATGCTGCGCCAGGAGTACCATGAACTCTTCGACATGGACACGACGCTGGTAACGGAAAACACCTACGACGCCTTTGAGTACCTCGTTCTGCTCCATGAAAAAGGGCAACTTGACACCCAACTGAAGGCGCTGCCGCGCCGCTACGGCTACCACCAGCCCTGTCACCTGCGCGCCGTCGGCTATGGCGTGCCCTCACAGGAGATCCTGCAGCTCATCCCTGACCTGCAGGTGCTTCCCTTGGACGCCGGCTGCTGCGGCCTCTCCGGCAGTTACGGCTTCAAAAAAGAAAAATACCCCATCAGCCGCGAAATCGGCCAGAACATCGTCCGCGCCGTCGAGGACACCGGCGTCAAACAGGCCGTCACGGAGTGTGGCATGTGCCAGTTGCAGGTCAATCATGTGACCGGCCTGCCCGTGGTCCACCCCATCGAACTGTTGGCTGAGGCGTACGGGTTGTAG